The bacterium genome contains the following window.
AGAGAGCAGAGAACTTCTCAGTTAAGTAGCTCAGGTAATCTTCCGTTCCAAGCGGCTTGCCAGTGGCTCTGATAAGCAACTCGTCGCGGGTGTAGCGCCGTCCGAGTTTGTGGACGTGCTCACCAAGCCAAGCAAGAATGTCACGGAACTCGCCTTTTTCAATCTGCTGAGTCATATTGGAGATATCGGCGTTCATTTTCTTCCACAACTGACCGGCAATAATGTTCCCGACGGAATAGGACGGGAAGTATCCGAAGCTGCCGCCGCTCCAATGCACGTCCTGCATCACTCCTTGCTTGCCGTCGTCCGGCGGTGTCAGACCCAGATAGCTCTGGATTTTCTTGTTCCAAACTGAAGGCAGGTCCGAAACGGAGATCACACCCGCAAACAGGTCGCGTTCGATTTCAAAGCGCAGGATAATGTGCAGGTCATAGGTCAATTCATCGGCCTCTACTCGGACGAGGCTGCGTTCGACGTGATTGATGGCCAGCACCCAATCGTCCATGTTCATGCCGGCGAGTTCTTCGCCGAAGTGATTTATGAGATTCGGATAGAAGTGTTTCCAGAACGGCTTGCTGCGACCGATGTAGTTCTCCCACATCCTGCTCTGTGACTCGTGCATGCCGTAGCTCAGCGCCTCCGAGAGTGGTGTGCCATAGGTTTCCGGCGCGACACCCTGTTCATAAAGCCCGTGCCCCATTTCGTGAATGATGCCGAACAGAGCCTGCGTCGGCGCGTGCTCGTTATAGCGCGTGGTCAACCGGACGTCACCCAGTCCACCCGAACAGAATGGGTGAATGGAAGTGTCCAGGCGGCCGCCCTGTCGGTCGAAGCCGATAGCGTAGATCAGTTCTTCACCGAACGCCTTTTGCTTCTGAGCTGCGAATCGGTTCTTTTGAAAGGCGAATTTCGCTTTGACAGGTGATGCCGTCACGCGGTCGACGAGTGGCACGGTAACCGCTTTGACTTCATCAAACAGCTTGGTCAATGAGTCGGCGGTGGCACCGCGTTCGTAGTCTTCGATCAGTGCATTGAGCGGAGTGCCTTCGTAGCCCTGCGCTTCTGCATATTTCTTGGTCAGTTCCACGAGCTTTTCAAGCTCTGGCGCGAACATCGAGAAGTCCGCCTTTTCGCGCGCTCGTCCCCAAACATCGTGCGTCATCGATCGCTGACGGGACAGTTCTTCGACCAACTCTTGCGGAACTTTGGTCGCCCGATGATAATCGCGCGCCATTTCGCGCACGTTGGCCTTTTCCGCCTCGTTGAGCGCAC
Protein-coding sequences here:
- a CDS encoding carboxypeptidase M32, giving the protein MTADIRKSYAELTKTFKDYSTLSGIEGLLHWDMQVNMPPKGAEKRANQLAMISGLAHEKLTSAHVGELIEQCQSANGALNEAEKANVREMARDYHRATKVPQELVEELSRQRSMTHDVWGRAREKADFSMFAPELEKLVELTKKYAEAQGYEGTPLNALIEDYERGATADSLTKLFDEVKAVTVPLVDRVTASPVKAKFAFQKNRFAAQKQKAFGEELIYAIGFDRQGGRLDTSIHPFCSGGLGDVRLTTRYNEHAPTQALFGIIHEMGHGLYEQGVAPETYGTPLSEALSYGMHESQSRMWENYIGRSKPFWKHFYPNLINHFGEELAGMNMDDWVLAINHVERSLVRVEADELTYDLHIILRFEIERDLFAGVISVSDLPSVWNKKIQSYLGLTPPDDGKQGVMQDVHWSGGSFGYFPSYSVGNIIAGQLWKKMNADISNMTQQIEKGEFRDILAWLGEHVHKLGRRYTRDELLIRATGKPLGTEDYLSYLTEKFSALYKL